In one window of Pseudopipra pipra isolate bDixPip1 chromosome 27, bDixPip1.hap1, whole genome shotgun sequence DNA:
- the YJU2 gene encoding splicing factor YJU2 has translation MSERKVLNKYYPPDFDPAKIPKLKLPKDRQYVVRLMAPFNMRCKTCGEYIYKGKKFNARKETVQNEVYLGLPIFRFYIKCTRCLAEITFKTDPENTDYTMEHGATRNFQAEKLLEEEEKRLQKEREEEELNNPMKVLENRTKDSKLEMEVLENLQELKELNQRQANVDFEAMLKQYKEYEEEQRRREQEEDEQEMKSMLEQAQNRRLLVDSDSDEEAAKPRPKPAGTNPTDILQEDPQPQSKKLRTESWERSVGKLNSKAQLAGLVSLRKQKVDPALENGMKSQGTGSIPTPTSTSTSSLSLLGAYEDSEDSED, from the exons ATGTCGGAACGGAAAGTGTTGAAC AAATATTACCCCCCGGACTTCGACCCAGCGAAGATCCCGAAGCTCAAACTCCCCAAGGACCGTCAGTACGTGGTGAGGCTGATGGCCCCCTTCAACATGAG GTGCAAGACCTGTGGGGAGTACATCTACAAGGGGAAGAAGTTCAACGCCCGGAAGGAGACGGTGCAGAACGAGGTGTACCTGGGGCTGCCCATCTTCCGCTTCTACATCAAGTGCACCCGCTGCCTGGCTGAGATCACCTTCAAG ACAGACCCCGAGAACACAGATTACACCATGGAACACGGAGCCACCCGCAACTTCCAggcagagaagctgctggaggaggaggagaagaggctgcagaaggagagggaggaggaagagctcAACAACCCCATGAAG GTCCTGGAGAACAGAACCAAGGACTCCAAGCTGGAGATGGAGGTTCTGGAGAACCTGCAGGAGCTGAAGGAGCTCAACCAGCGCCAGGCCAACGTGGACTTCGAGGCCATGCTGAAGCAGTACAAGGAGTAcgaggaggagcagaggaggagggagcaggaggaggatgagcaGGAGATGAA gtccatgctggagcaggcccAGAACCGGCGGCTCCTCGTGGATTCCGACTCCGACGAGGAGGCGGCGAAGCCGCGCCCGAAACCCGCGGGCACCAACCCCACGGACATCCTGCAGGAG GACCCTCAGCCCCAGAGCAAGaagctgaggacggagagctgggagaggagtgTGGGCAAACTCAACAGCAAGGCCCAGCTGGCTGGGCTGGTGTCCCTGAGGAAGCAGAAGGTGGATCCAGCCCTGGAAAACGGGATGAAGAGCCAAGGCACCG gctCGATTCCCACCCCGACCAGCACCTCCACGTCCTCCCTCAGCTTGTTGGGAGCCTACGAGGACAGCGAGGACAGCGAGGACTGA
- the SHD gene encoding SH2 domain-containing adapter protein D, with translation MAKWLREYLGRGARRSPPRPPQPDYSGTGTGGPPGAPPALRGPAASPRHRLVRVGGAGPGGGPRRMEQGPGESEYSEPFEGEQDPAPEGGCEDEPAGCPRQGEGRRGRPRRGPQLYDTPSEEWEAAGEGPGGPPARESRLPRDDERPADEYDQPWEWKKDHISRAFAVQFESPERSPSLSRQLARPPRAPPGTRPGCPPSPRHVDTSLPLEKQAWYHGPIGRAGAETLLALCREGSFLVRDCETSPDDYSLSLRSSQGFVHVKLTRTREQHFTLGRAGAAFPSVPAAVRHYTARALPVRGARHMALLYPVAVQPP, from the exons ATGGCCAAGTGGCTCCGGGAGTACCTGGGCCGGGGGGCCCGGCgctcccccccccgcccgccacAGCCCGACTACAGCGGTACCGGTACCGGGGgtccccccggagccccccccgCCCTCCGCGGCCCCGCAGCCTCCCCCCGGCACCGCCTGGTGCGggtggggggcgcggggccggggggcggccCCCGCAGGATGGAGCAG GGCCCTGGTGAGAGCGAGTACTCGGAGCCCTTCGAGGGCGAGCAGGACCCCGCGCCCGAGGGCGGCTGCGAGGACGAGCCCGCAG GGTGCCCCCGGCAGGGCGAGGGCCGGCGGGGGAGGCCCCGGCGGGGACCGCAACTCTACGACACCCCCTCCGAGGAGTGGGAGGCGGCCGGGGAGGGTCCGGGGGGGCCCCCGGCCCGGGAGAGCCGCCTGCCCCGCGACGACGAGCGCCCGGCAGACGAGTACGACCAGCCCTGGGAGTGGAAGAAGGATCACATCTCCCGGGCGTTCGCAG TGCAGTTTGAGAGCCCCGAGCGCTCGCCCAGCCTGTCCCGGCAGCTGGCAcggcccccccgggcccccccgggCACCAGGCCGggctgcccccccagcccccggcacGTGGACACCTCGCTGCCCCTGGAGAAGCAGGC GTGGTACCACGGCCCCATCGGGCGGGCGGGCGCCGAGACGCTGCTGGCGCTGTGCCGCGAGGGCAGCTTCCTGGTGCGGGACTGCGAGACCAGCCCCGACGACTACTCACTGTCCCTGCG gagcagccagggcttcGTGCACGTGAAGCTCACGAGGACGCGGGAGCAGCACTTCACCCTGGGCCGCGCCGGCGCCGCCTTCCCGTCGGTGCCCGCGGCCGTGCGGCACTACACGGCCCGGGCACTGCCCGTGCGGGGGGCACGGCACATGGCCCTGCTGTACCCCGTGGCCGTGCAGCCCCCGTGa
- the FSD1 gene encoding fibronectin type III and SPRY domain-containing protein 1, translated as MGDQGAGQESLRKIITTLAVKNEEIQNFIYSLKQMIQNVEANSARAQEDLEAEFQSLYSLLDELKEDMVMKIKQERASRTYELQAQLAACSKALESSEELLEAANQALGAANHHDFSQVGGPARLPPALGGVLTPPQAGWLMPPPGWALPWDGHPLGWAPPFLSVPGWLWGWGGARGACAVGCRDAVGCCGIRGCCGIQGCCGMQGHAVGFSGMLWDAGTLWGAVGCCGMQGHAVGCCGIQGCSGMLWDAGTCCGMQGHAVGFSGMLWDAVGCRDCMGCCGMLWDAGDMLWDALGCRDMLWDAVGCSGMLWDALGCSGMLWDAGTRCGMQGHAVGCCGMQGCCGMQGHAVGCCGMLWDAGHAVCCCATGCRGLCPGGPACCPPSLALQFSPASSLLLFPLRSQGGKQIKDSVTMAPAFRLSLKAKVSDNMSHLMVDFAQERRLLQALTFLPVPSAPEIDLAESLVADNCVSLAWRMPEEGGKIDHYVLEYRRTNFEGPPRAKEDQPWMVIEGIKGTEYTLSWPRFDMKYINFGHRGCTSSWVAVPGCAGDTEVAVPVSYPTL; from the exons ATGGGCGACCAG GGCGCCGGGCAGGAGTCTCTGCGGAAGATCATCACCACCCTCGCCGTGAAGAATGAGGAGATCCAGAACTTCATCTACTCCCTCAAGCAGATGATCCAGAATGTGGAG GCCAACTCTGCACGGGCACAGGAGGACCTGGAGGCCGAGTTCCAGTCTCTGTACTCGCTGCTGGACGAGCTCAAGGAGGACATGGTGATGAAGATCAAGCAGGAGCGCGCCAGCCGCACCTACGAGCTGCAG GCCCAGCTCGCCGCGTGTTCCAAGGCCCTGGAGAGCtcggaggagctgctggaggcgGCCAACCAGGCCCTGGGCGCTGCCAACCACCACGACTTCTCCCAGGTGGGGGGCCCTGCCCGGCTGCCCCCCGCGCTGGGCGGGGTCCTGACACCCCCCCAGGCTGGCTGGTTGATGCCCCCCCCGGGATGGGCACTCCCCTGGGATGGGCACCCCCTGGGATGGGCACCCCCCTTTCTGTCTGTGCCgggctggctgtggggctgggggggagcacGAGGAGCG TGTgctgtgggctgcagggatgctgtgggatgctgtgggatacggggctgctgtgggatacagggatgctgtgggatgcagggacaTGCTGTGGGATTCtctgggatgctgtgggatgcagggactctatggggtgctgtgggatgctgtgggatgcagggacacgctgtgggatgctgtgggatacagggatgctctgggatgctgtgggatgcagggacatgctgtgggatgcagggacaTGCTGTGGGATTCTCTGGGATGCtctgggatgctgtgggatgcagggactgtatggggtgctgtgggatgctgtgggatgcaggggaCATGCTGTGGGATGCTCTGGGATGCAGGGACATGCtgtgggatgctgtgggatgctctgggatgctgtgggatgctctgggatgctctgggatgctctgggatgcagggacacgctgtgggatgcagggacacgctgtgggatgctgtgggatgcagggatgctgtgggatgcagggacatgctgtgggatgctgtgggatgctgtgggatgcaggacacgctgtgtgctgctgtgccacgggctgcagggggctgTGCCCGGGGGGTCCCGCATGCTGCCCCCCCTCCCTGGCTCTGCAGTTCTCACCTGCTtcttctctcctgctcttccctctgcGCTCACAAGGCGGCAAACAGATCAAGGATAG CGTGACGATGGCACCCGCCTTCCGCCTCTCGCTCAAGGCCAAGGTGAGCGACAACATGAGCCACCTGATGGTGGATTTTGCCCAGGAACGGCGCCTGCTCCAGGCCCTCACCTTCCTGCCAG TGCCCAGCGCGCCCGAGATCGACCTGGCGGAGTCGCTGGTGGCCGATAACTGCGTGAGCCTGGCATGGAGGATGCCCGAGGAGGGCGGCAAGATCGACCACTACGTGCTGGAGTATCGCAGGACCAACTTCGAGGGGCCCCCCCGTGCCAAGGAGGACCAGCCCTGGATGGTCATCGAGGGCATCAAGGGCACCGAGTACACCCTGTCCTG GCCGAGGTTTGACATGAAGTACATCAATTTTGGGCACCGGGGCTGTACCAGCAGCtgggtggcagtgccaggctgtgcagggGACACGGAGGTGGCAGTGCCTGTCTCATACCCTACTCTGTGA
- the LOC135403210 gene encoding basic proline-rich protein-like, protein MVALPAVSHPGHRLGGPGGTGGALVPGAGAIGAIGAVGDGDDGARAGGRGVAGDLQGHPAQLVPALGHLHPAAQGHRVTRCHPRLARALQHPQGARCGDSAGVAGGCHPPAHPGSPGCRGQGVPGSLPTCPLSPLPLTTSPILSPHALTPSCPPPLSPPCPPSSVLSLSPHVFPFPILHLCPLCPHLCPLRVPPPLSPLCPPISVLSLSPSLSPPCPPSPCLTPPCPLPVSPLSIPALSPPPALSPPPSTQPVPTQCPQPSGQLSPAAPLPQCPAGGLSSPPAQPPCPPCPPCPPLTAEEGDEDPEPPHPPRRGRVPLSPRCPCPQSAAVSPQPPGPSSPPAEATPRLPPRAVTPGGDTGTGRGPGEGAGDGDRDSRDLDGDGDKNRDGDRDGDRDGGLDRDGDRNRDGDRDGDRNRDGDRDGDRGGDRGGDRDRDGDRDGDRDGDRDGNRDGELDRDGVVDRDLHRNGDRDEERWRQR, encoded by the exons atggtggcactgccagcgGTGTCCCACCCTGGGCACA GGTTGGGGGGTCCCGGCGGTACCGGCGGTGCCCTCGTGCCCGGTGCCGGTGCCATCGGTGCCATCGGTGCCGTTGGTGACGGTGATGACGGTGCCCGCGCCGGTGGCCGTGGCGTAGCGGGGGATCTCCAGGGTCACCCGGCACAG CTGGTACCGGCGCTCGGCCACCTCCACCCGGCAGCCCAGGGCCACCGTGTCACCCGCTGTCACCCGCGCCTCGCCCGGGCTCTGCAGCACCCGCAGGGCGCCCGCTGTGGGGACAGCGCGGGGGTCGCGGGGGGCTGTCACCCCCCGGCCCACCCCGGGTCCCCCGGGTGCAGGGGACAGGGGGTGCCAGGCTCGCTGCCCACGTGTCCTCTGTCACCGCTGCCTCTGACCACGAGCCCCATCCTGTCACCACACGCCCTGACCCCTTCCTGTCCTccacctctgtcccctccctgtccccccagctCTGTCCTCTCTCTATCCCCCCACGTCTTCCCCTTCCCTATCCTCCACCTCTGTCCTCTCTGTCCCCATCTCTGTCCCCTCCGTGTCCCCCCACCTCTGTCCCCTCTCTGTCCCCCCATCTCTgtcctctccctgtccccatctctgtcccctccctgtcccccctccccctgTCTGaccccaccctgtcccctccccgtgtcccccctgtccatccctgccctgtccccccctccagccctgtccccacccCCGTCCACCCAACCTGTCCCCACGCAGTGTCCCCAACCCTCAGGACAGTtgtccccagcagcccccctgccccagtgccccGCGGGTGGCCTGTCCTcccccccggcccagcccccgtgtcccccgtgtcccccgtgtcccccacTCACCGCCGAGGAGGGGGATGAGGACCCCGAGCCCCCACATCCCCCTCGGAGGGGCCGCGTCCCCCTGTCCCCGCGCTGTCCTTGTCCCCAAAGCGCCGCCGTGTCCCCGCAGCCTCCCGGCCCTTCGTCCCCCCCGGCAGAGGCGACACCGCGGCTTCCGCCCCGCGCGGTGACAccggggggggacacggggacagggagGGGGCCGGGAGAGGGGGcgggggatggggacagggattcCAGGGATttggatggggatggggacaaaaatagggatggggacagggatggggacagggatgggggtttggacagggatggggacagaaatagggatggggacagggatggggacagaaatagggatggggacagggatggggacaggggtggggacaggggtggggacagagacagggatggggacagggatggagacagggatggagacagggatgggaacagggatggggaattGGACAGGGATGGAGTTGTGGACAGGGATTTGCacaggaatggggacagggatgaggaaAGATGGAGACAGAGATAG